The genomic window GTCGATGCGCGGTGAAATGGGTATCCCGGGTGTACTGAGTGCCAGGCAGTGGGGCTTTTATGACGTGTCTTTCAGCAAGACCTGCGCCGACCAGCAGAGCAAGCCTGAGGGTGAGCGCCAGTTCAGCCTGCCGCAGCCCTATGGCAGCTATGTGATGGAAAACGTGCTGTTCAAGATCTCCTTCCCGGCCGAGTTCCACGCCCAGACCGCTGCCGAAGCCGCTGTGTGTCTGCACCCGCAGGTGAGGCATCGACTGGATCAGATCGAGAAGATCGTGATCCGGACCCACGAATCAGCCATTCGGATTATCTCCAAGGTCGGTGCGCTGGCCAATGCCGCTGATCGCGATCACTGCCTGCAGTACATGATCGCCGTACCCCTGGCGTTCGGTAACCTCATGGCTGAACACTATGAGGACGATTTTCACGCCGCCCATCCGATTATCGATGAACTGCGCAACAAGATGGTCATTGTCGAAGACAAGCGCTACACCGCGGAGTACCTGGAAGCGGACAAGCGCTCCATTGCCAATGCCATCCAGGTGTTCTTTGTTGATGGCAGCAGTACCGACGAGGTAGCTGTCGAGTATCCGCTGGGACATCGCCGTCGTCGTGCCGAGGGCATACCGCTGCTGGAAGACAAGTTCAGGGCGAATCTGGCCACGCGTTTTCCGGCGGCGCGCAGCAAACAAATCTTTGATCTGTGCAGGGATCAGGTCGCGCTGGAAGCCATGCCGGTTAACGCCTTTATGGACCTGTTCGTAATCTGAATTGATTGGCCGCTGGTACCTGTTGCCGAAGGCGCTGTCAGTTTCGCTGCCAGGTCTTTCTATTCAGCGGTGTGTTTATCGGCATGAGGGGGCTTCAGATCTGGCGTACCAAACGGGCTTCGGAAATGATACGGGTGGCGATTTCCTCCACCGAAAAGGTG from Marinobacterium aestuarii includes these protein-coding regions:
- the prpD gene encoding 2-methylcitrate dehydratase; this encodes MSDTFDLNERPDYDRVIQDIADYVLNYEIESPEALDTARNCLMDTLGCGLLALRFPECTKLLGPIVEGTVVPNGARVPGTRLRLDPVKAAWDIGCIIRWLDYNDTWLAAEWGHPSDNLGGILAVADHLSQVRSAQGRAPLMMREVLEAMIKAHEIQGVIALENSFNRVGLCHVLLVRVASTAVVTKLMGGDRDTIMAALSQAWVDGSALRTYRHAPNAGSRKSWAAGDATSRAVRLADLSMRGEMGIPGVLSARQWGFYDVSFSKTCADQQSKPEGERQFSLPQPYGSYVMENVLFKISFPAEFHAQTAAEAAVCLHPQVRHRLDQIEKIVIRTHESAIRIISKVGALANAADRDHCLQYMIAVPLAFGNLMAEHYEDDFHAAHPIIDELRNKMVIVEDKRYTAEYLEADKRSIANAIQVFFVDGSSTDEVAVEYPLGHRRRRAEGIPLLEDKFRANLATRFPAARSKQIFDLCRDQVALEAMPVNAFMDLFVI